In Gossypium arboreum isolate Shixiya-1 chromosome 6, ASM2569848v2, whole genome shotgun sequence, the following are encoded in one genomic region:
- the LOC108453741 gene encoding uncharacterized protein LOC108453741, translated as MRNVFAPLNRHRLLTLLSTAVNHNRHVGTMLRYSVSPEVQMDTRHRLYLLQQQLFSTGFASVHGERPSAEYAKLRKESLESEFGHTVGTHSSTSVSAVYRFGPFLALYRAAIISFHVLKLTIWHFFFRDIKERAVKFREMLIRLGPFYVKLGQALSTRADILPPVYCQELAKLQDQIPPFPTRIAKKSIETELGIPISEIFADISPEPIAAASLGQVYKACLHSGELVAVKVQRPGMSLMLTLDALLFHMIGGQIKRFAKARKDLLVAVNEMVRHMFDEIDYVLEARNAERFASLYSGWPGDGHTSNHNAKGVNTIKNKNAKGIKVPKIYWNLTRKTVLTMEWVDGIKLTDEAALKKAYLNRRELIDQGVYCSLRQMLEVGFFHADPHPGNLLATSCGSLAYFDFGMMGDIPRHYRVGLIQVLVHFVNHDSLGLANDYLSLGFIPEGADIQSVADALQTSFGDGTRQSKDFQGIMNQLYDVMYDFNFSLPPDYALVVRALGSLEGTAKALDPNFKVVESAYPFVIGRLLADPSPDMRKILRELLIRNNGSIRWNRLERLVAAISEQASEEPPESEENDSPPSGWKSFDMHAVVDATEDLLLFILSEKGLMVRVFLLRDIIRAADIFLQDEVFGCRLEAESKARRTSEFEDGAIRSRVVNGFGSLHRAVKSAPEIWTAMLMRIVLKPQTLSFSVDIISAVCNHVSNKFPESFWVCMSRLIHELSKTHAPDTRMR; from the exons ATGAGGAATGTGTTCGCTCCTCTCAACCGTCATCGCCTTCTCACATTGCTCTCCACTG CTGTAAACCATAATAGACATGTTGGAACAATGCTGCGTTATTCTGTTTCTCCGGAAGTTCAGATGGATACCAGGCATCGATTATACTTGTTGCAGCAACAACT GTTTTCTACAGGTTTTGCCAGTGTCCATGGTGAGAGGCCTTCTGCAGAGTATGCAAAGCTGAGGAAAGAATCATTGGAAAGTGAATTTGGGCATACTGTTGGAACGCACAGCTCAACAAGCGTTTCTGCTGTATACCGATTTGGCCCATTTCTGGCTTTGTATAGAGCAGCAATCATTTCATTTCATGTATTGAAGTTGACCATTTGGCATTTCTTTTTTCGAGACATAAAAGAGCGTGCTGTGAAG TTTCGTGAGATGTTAATCCGCTTGGGTCCTTTCTATGTTAAG CTTGGACAGGCTTTGAGCACAAGAGCAGATATATTGCCACCTGTCTATTGCCAAGAGCTTGCTAAGTTACAG GATCAAATTCCCCCATTCCCGACTCGTATTGCAAAAAAATCTATTGAAACGGAATTGGGTATTCCAATTTCTGAAATTTTTGCGGATATTAGCCCAGAGCCTATTGCAGCAGCATCTTTAGGACAAGTTTATAAAG CTTGCCTTCATTCTGGAGAACTTGTAGCTGTTAAAGTACAGAGGCCTGGTATGTCACTAATGTTGACCCTTGATGCATTGTTATTCCATATGATTGGTGGCCAAATAAAGCGATTTGCAAAAGCTCGCAAAGATCTTTTAGTAGCTGTGAATGAAATG GTAAGGCACATGTTTGATGAAATCGATTATGTACTGGAGGCTAGAAATGCTGAACGGTTTGCCTCTCTTTATAGTGGCTGGCCTG GAGATGGCCATACTTCAAATCATAATGCCAAAGGTGTAAAtaccatcaaaaataaaaatgCAAAGGGAATTAAAGTGCCAAAAATATATTGGAACCTGACCCGAAAAACTGTGCTTACTATGGAGTGGGTAGATGGAATTAAGCTCACAGATGAAGCTGCCCTGAAAAAGGCATATCTTAATCGAAGGGAACTGATTGACCAG GGAGTGTATTGCTCTTTGAGACAAATGCTTGAGGTGGGGTTTTTCCATGCTGACCCACATCCAGGAAACCTGCTTGCTACTAGCTGTGGGTCCCTTGCATATTTTGACTTTGGGATGATGGGGGATATTCCTCGCCATTACCGTGTAGGACTTATTCAAGTG CTTGTGCACTTTGTTAATCATGACTCTCTGGGATTGGCAAATGATTATCTTTCTTTGGGATTTATTCCTGAAGGAGCTGATATACAATCCGTGGCAGATGCATTGCAGACATCTTTTGGGGATGGGACTCGACAATCTAAAGATTTCCAG GGTATAATGAACCAGTTATATGATGTCATGTACGATTTTAACTTCTCTCTTCCCCCAGACTATGCTCTAGTGGTGAGAGCTCTTGGTTCACTAGAAGGAACAGCAAAAGCACTTGATCCCAATTTCAAAGTCGTTGAAAGTGCATATCCTTTTGTGATTGGGAGGCTGTTGGCCGATCCCAGTCCTGACATGAGAAAAATCTTAAGGGAGCTTCTCATTCGTAACAATGGATCCATTAGGTGGAACCGCCTGGAGCGCTTGGTAG CTGCAATATCCGAACAGGCTTCTGAGGAACCTCCTGAATCTGAAGAAAATGATTCACCTCCGTCGGGATGGAAGTCATTCGATATGCATGCAGTTGTTGATGCCACAGAAGATCTTCTGCTTTTCATTCTATCTGAAAAGGGTCTAATGGTGCGCGTTTTCCTCCTTCGGGATATAATTCGAGCAGCAGATATCTTTCTGCAGGATGAAGTCTTTGGTTGCAGGCTAGAAGCTGAAAGTAAAGCAAGGAGAACTTCAGAATTTGAG GATGGTGCGATTAGGAGTAGGGTAGTTAATGGGTTCGGGTCACTTCATCGAGCAGTAAAGTCGGCCCCTGAGATTTGGACAGCGATGTTGATGCGCATTGTGTTGAAGCCACAAACCCTTAGCTTTTCTGTAGATATCATTTCGGCCGTGTGCAACCACGTCAGCAACAAATTCCCAGAGTCCTTCTGGGTTTGTATGTCCAGACTGATTCACGAGTTGTCAAAAACCCATGCACCTGACACTCGTATGAGATAA